A region from the Nostoc sp. HK-01 genome encodes:
- a CDS encoding Photosystem II reaction centre protein PsbD/D2, producing MTIAVGRAPSRRGWFDVLDDWLKRDRFVFVGWSGILLFPCAFLALGGWLTGTTFVTSWYTHGLASSYLEGCNFLTVAVSTPADSMGHSLLLLWGPEAQGDFTRWCQLGGLWPFVALHGAFGLIGFMLRQFEIARLVGIRPYNALAFSAPIAVFVSVFLMYPLGQSSWFFAPSFGVAAIFRFLLFLQGFHNWTLNPFHMMGVAGVLGGALLCAIHGATVENTLFEDGEAANTFRAFNPTQSEETYSMVTANRFWSQIFGIAFSNKRWLHFFMLFVPVTGLWMSAVGIVGLALNLRAYDFVSQELRAAEDPEFETFYTKNILLNEGIRAWMAPQDQPHEQFIFPEEVLPRGNAL from the coding sequence ATGACCATCGCAGTAGGACGGGCCCCCAGTAGAAGAGGGTGGTTTGACGTACTAGACGACTGGTTAAAGCGCGATCGCTTCGTATTCGTAGGTTGGTCAGGAATATTATTATTCCCCTGCGCCTTCCTAGCACTAGGCGGTTGGCTAACCGGTACAACCTTCGTCACCTCGTGGTACACCCACGGATTAGCATCATCATACCTAGAAGGCTGCAACTTCCTGACAGTAGCAGTATCAACACCAGCAGACAGCATGGGACACTCCCTATTGCTGTTGTGGGGGCCAGAAGCGCAAGGCGACTTCACCCGTTGGTGTCAATTAGGAGGATTATGGCCATTCGTAGCGCTACACGGAGCCTTTGGACTAATCGGCTTCATGTTGCGGCAATTTGAAATTGCGCGGTTAGTCGGCATTCGACCATACAACGCCCTAGCATTCTCAGCACCAATCGCGGTATTCGTCAGCGTCTTCCTGATGTACCCTTTGGGACAATCGTCTTGGTTCTTTGCACCCAGCTTTGGTGTAGCCGCCATCTTCCGGTTCTTGTTATTCTTGCAAGGGTTCCACAACTGGACACTCAACCCCTTCCACATGATGGGAGTAGCAGGTGTACTCGGTGGAGCGCTGTTGTGCGCCATTCACGGTGCCACAGTCGAAAACACCTTGTTTGAAGACGGCGAAGCCGCCAACACCTTCCGCGCCTTCAACCCCACCCAATCAGAAGAAACCTATTCAATGGTGACCGCAAACCGATTCTGGTCACAGATTTTCGGGATTGCCTTCTCCAACAAACGCTGGTTGCACTTCTTCATGTTGTTTGTACCAGTGACCGGTTTGTGGATGAGCGCCGTTGGCATTGTCGGTTTAGCACTCAACCTGCGGGCTTATGACTTCGTCTCCCAAGAATTGCGGGCAGCCGAAGACCCAGAATTTGAAACTTTCTATACCAAAAACATTTTGCTGAACGAGGGTATCCGCGCTTGGATGGCTCCTCAAGATCAGCCCCACGAACAATTTATATTCCCTGAGGAGGTATTACCTCGTGGTAACGCTCTCTAA
- a CDS encoding photosystem II 44 kDa subunit reaction center protein — MVTLSNRPAVMGGGRDIESTGFAWWSGNARLINLSGKLLGAHVAHAGLIVFWAGAMTLFEVAHFIPEKPMYEQGLILLPHLATLGWGVGPGGEVIDTFPYFVVGVLHLISSAVLGFGGIYHAVRGPETLEEYSSFFGYDWKDKNKMTNIIGFHLIILGCGALLLVLKAMFFGGIYDTWAPGGGDVRVITNPTLNPAVIFGYLIKSPFGGEGWIVSVDNLEDVIGGHIWIALICISGGIWHIFTKPFAWARRAFIWSGEAYLSYSLGALSLMGFIASCMVWYNNTVYPSEFFGPTGPEASQAQALTFLIRDQRLGANVGSAQGPTGLGKYLMRSPTGEIIFGGETMRFWDFRGPWLEPLRGPNGLDLEKIKNDIQPWQARRAAEYMTHAPLGSLNSVGGVATEINSFNYVSPRAWLSTSHFVLGFFFLVGHLWHAGRARAAAGGFEKGIDRENEPVMFMNDLD; from the coding sequence GTGGTAACGCTCTCTAATAGACCCGCAGTCATGGGCGGCGGACGCGACATAGAATCAACAGGTTTTGCCTGGTGGTCTGGTAACGCCCGTTTGATTAACCTGTCTGGTAAACTGCTAGGCGCTCACGTTGCTCATGCTGGCTTGATTGTCTTCTGGGCTGGAGCAATGACTTTATTTGAAGTTGCTCACTTTATCCCAGAAAAGCCTATGTACGAACAAGGCTTGATTCTGTTGCCTCACCTCGCTACTTTAGGTTGGGGTGTAGGCCCTGGTGGTGAAGTAATCGACACCTTCCCCTACTTTGTAGTTGGTGTACTCCACTTAATTTCCTCCGCAGTCTTGGGTTTTGGCGGTATATATCACGCCGTTCGCGGCCCAGAAACCTTAGAAGAATACTCTTCTTTCTTTGGTTATGACTGGAAAGACAAGAACAAGATGACCAACATCATCGGGTTCCACCTGATTATCTTGGGCTGTGGTGCATTATTGCTCGTACTGAAGGCTATGTTCTTCGGTGGTATCTATGACACCTGGGCTCCTGGTGGTGGTGATGTGCGTGTCATTACTAATCCAACTCTGAACCCAGCAGTTATCTTCGGCTACCTCATTAAATCTCCCTTCGGTGGCGAAGGTTGGATTGTGAGCGTCGATAACTTAGAAGACGTAATCGGCGGTCATATTTGGATTGCCTTAATTTGTATTTCTGGCGGTATTTGGCACATCTTCACCAAGCCTTTTGCTTGGGCGCGTCGTGCCTTTATCTGGTCTGGTGAAGCTTACCTTTCCTACAGCTTGGGCGCATTATCCTTAATGGGCTTCATCGCTTCTTGTATGGTTTGGTACAACAACACCGTTTACCCCAGTGAGTTCTTCGGCCCCACAGGCCCTGAAGCTTCTCAAGCACAAGCTTTAACCTTCTTGATTCGTGACCAACGCTTAGGTGCTAACGTTGGTTCTGCTCAAGGCCCCACAGGTCTTGGTAAATACTTAATGCGCTCTCCTACAGGTGAAATCATCTTTGGTGGTGAAACCATGCGCTTCTGGGATTTCCGTGGCCCTTGGTTAGAGCCTCTACGTGGGCCTAACGGTCTTGACCTCGAAAAAATTAAGAACGATATTCAGCCTTGGCAAGCTCGTCGTGCTGCTGAATACATGACTCACGCTCCTCTGGGTTCTTTGAACTCTGTAGGTGGTGTAGCAACTGAAATCAACTCATTCAACTACGTGTCTCCCCGTGCGTGGCTGTCTACTTCTCACTTCGTATTAGGTTTCTTCTTCCTAGTAGGTCACTTGTGGCACGCGGGTCGCGCTCGTGCTGCTGCTGGTGGTTTCGAGAAAGGTATCGACCGTGAGAATGAACCAGTAATGTTCATGAACGACCTTGACTAA
- a CDS encoding beta-ketoacyl synthase, with amino-acid sequence MVKVVVTGIGLVSVLGANLEDSWQNLIAGKSGIQLQRPFLEFEPVPIGLIGKQPSELKMLTQLVVASALKDAGLSPPLADCVVVIGSSRGYQGAWESLARRMNGKDSNYVLEDWLDTLPHTNAIAAARQIGATGIVSAPMAACATGIWAIAQAAFLIQTGQCERVIAGAVEAPITPLTICGFQQMNALAKTGAYPFDVQREGLVLGEGGAVLVLESAELAKQRQARVYGEILGFSFTADAYHTNQPEPNGKSAIAAIKQCLERSNLTPKDIDYIHAHGTATKLNDQIESKIIQQLFPQQVAISSTKGATGHTLGASGALGIAFSLKALQQQVLPPCVGLQTPEFDLNFVMTAQKKLIQNILCFSFGFGGQNAVIALGNSFHG; translated from the coding sequence TTGGTTAAGGTTGTTGTTACTGGTATTGGTTTAGTCTCCGTTTTAGGCGCAAATTTAGAAGATAGCTGGCAAAATTTAATTGCAGGGAAATCAGGAATTCAATTACAGCGACCATTTCTAGAATTTGAACCAGTCCCCATAGGCTTGATTGGTAAACAACCATCTGAGTTAAAAATGCTCACCCAACTGGTTGTTGCTTCTGCGTTAAAAGATGCTGGTTTGTCTCCCCCCTTAGCTGATTGTGTAGTCGTGATTGGATCAAGTCGCGGCTATCAAGGAGCTTGGGAATCGCTGGCTAGGCGAATGAATGGGAAAGATAGCAATTACGTATTAGAAGATTGGTTAGATACTTTACCCCATACAAATGCGATTGCAGCGGCTAGGCAAATTGGGGCAACGGGAATAGTTTCTGCACCGATGGCGGCTTGTGCTACGGGAATTTGGGCTATTGCTCAAGCAGCTTTTTTAATTCAAACTGGGCAATGTGAACGAGTAATTGCTGGGGCTGTGGAAGCACCAATCACACCTCTAACTATCTGCGGGTTTCAGCAGATGAATGCTTTAGCCAAGACTGGTGCTTATCCTTTTGATGTGCAGCGAGAAGGGTTAGTTTTGGGTGAAGGTGGTGCAGTTTTGGTTTTAGAGTCAGCAGAGTTAGCCAAGCAACGCCAAGCTAGAGTTTATGGAGAAATTTTGGGCTTTAGTTTTACCGCAGATGCTTATCATACTAACCAACCAGAACCAAACGGTAAAAGTGCGATCGCTGCTATTAAACAATGTCTAGAACGTAGCAATCTAACTCCAAAGGATATTGATTATATTCATGCTCACGGTACAGCTACAAAGTTAAATGACCAAATTGAAAGCAAAATTATACAACAGTTATTTCCCCAACAAGTAGCCATCAGTTCTACTAAAGGTGCTACAGGTCACACTCTAGGTGCTTCAGGAGCGTTAGGAATTGCTTTTTCTTTAAAAGCATTGCAGCAGCAAGTTTTACCTCCATGCGTTGGCTTGCAAACACCAGAGTTTGATTTAAATTTTGTGATGACTGCACAAAAAAAATTAATTCAAAATATCTTATGTTTTAGTTTTGGATTTGGTGGTCAAAATGCAGTAATAGCCTTGGGTAATTCATTTCATGGATAA
- a CDS encoding photosystem I assembly protein Ycf4 → MTASTTINKGDSPNGDRSSTSVLHQKVLGSRRLSNYWWATVVTLGATGFLLAGISSYLKINLLLVTDPTQLVFVPQGLVMGLYGTAGVLLALYLWLMILLDVGGGYNDFNQETGTLKIFRWGFPGKNRRIEIDARIRDVQSVRLEIKEGLNPRRAVYLRLKGRRDVPLTRVGQPLSLTEIETKGAELARFLQVPLEGL, encoded by the coding sequence ATGACGGCATCAACAACAATTAACAAAGGCGATTCACCAAATGGCGATCGCTCTTCTACGAGTGTTTTACATCAAAAAGTTCTTGGTTCTCGTCGGTTGAGTAACTACTGGTGGGCAACTGTCGTGACTTTAGGTGCCACAGGCTTTTTGTTGGCAGGCATATCTAGTTATTTAAAAATCAATTTACTATTAGTCACCGATCCTACTCAACTAGTGTTCGTACCCCAAGGGTTAGTAATGGGATTGTACGGCACTGCTGGTGTACTTTTAGCTCTTTATCTGTGGCTAATGATTTTATTGGATGTGGGTGGTGGCTACAACGATTTTAACCAAGAAACTGGTACCCTTAAAATCTTTCGGTGGGGATTTCCCGGCAAAAATCGGCGCATTGAAATTGATGCTCGCATCCGCGATGTGCAATCTGTACGGCTGGAAATTAAAGAGGGTTTAAATCCGCGGCGTGCAGTTTACCTACGCCTTAAAGGTCGACGAGATGTTCCTTTAACCAGAGTGGGACAACCACTATCTTTGACGGAAATAGAAACAAAAGGTGCAGAGTTAGCCCGCTTTTTGCAAGTACCTTTGGAAGGACTTTAA
- a CDS encoding Miro domain protein: MAETPQRFLKKICEVKKNRLKELDLSNDWHTDDKEKLTEVPAEVFELKWLEVLNLSFNQITTLPEGIALLPQLTNLNLIFNRITTLPEAIARLQQLTTLYLSGNKITTLPKAITRLQQLTFLNLSSNQITTLPEAITRLQQLTTLGLSNNQITTLPEAITRLQQLTTLYLHSNKITTLPEAITRLQQLTFLNLSSNQIKTLPEAITRLQQLTTLYLHSNKITTLPEAIARLQQLTFLNLSSNKITTLPEGIARLQKLTSLNLSSNQIKTLPEGIARLQKLTSLDLSNNQITALPEEIIRLPQLTTLDLKGNPIETPPLEIAAKGVEAIRDYFRQLEEGTDKLYEAKLLIVGEGGAGKTTLANKIKDQNYQLQKDDSTKGIEVIQWDFPMENGREFRVNIWDFGGQEIYHTTHQFFLTKRSLYVLVADNRKEDTDFYYWLNVVELLSDSSPVLIINNEKGDRSREINELQLRGQFNNLKEILATNLAKNDQYLKNVIQKIKFYISSLSHLGTPLPQTWVKVREALESDPRNYISLDEYLDICQHNGFTRHEDKLQLSGYLHDLGVCLHFQNDRILEKTLILKPKWGTDAVYRVLDDPQVINNLGKFTWEDLRKIWQEQEYDQKQNELLQLMINFKLCYEIPQHPQTYIAPQLLTAKQPQYKWEETNNLILRYANYDFMPKGIITQFIVAIHNLIDVVNQQQIVWKSGVILSKDETKAEVIEYSDKREINIRVAGKHKRDVMRTVTDKLDEIHELYKRLKYDKLIPCNCVTCKDHQEPHFYKFENLRQRFVNQKYQIECDKPPYETVNVLSLIDDVMDRRELEKHKGRDSSSNSSFSFPGSNVNITINQKPDQVMPEKPKKEEAQVTLPWAFRNGMFYLFVFVVVFTFIAALGGLLPFHYLALSIIGTAIFIILIGVLQLRQDERLSEKGFVDLTVRVIKQFPLIGNLIESFKGNK, encoded by the coding sequence ATGGCAGAAACGCCTCAACGTTTTCTTAAAAAAATCTGCGAAGTGAAAAAGAACAGGCTTAAAGAATTAGATTTAAGCAATGATTGGCATACTGATGACAAGGAAAAATTAACCGAGGTTCCGGCTGAGGTGTTTGAACTGAAATGGTTGGAGGTATTGAATTTAAGCTTCAACCAAATCACCACACTGCCAGAAGGAATCGCCCTTTTGCCACAACTCACCAACCTGAATTTAATCTTCAACCGAATCACGACACTGCCAGAAGCGATCGCCCGTCTGCAACAACTCACCACCCTGTATTTAAGTGGCAACAAAATCACGACACTGCCAAAAGCGATCACCCGTCTGCAACAACTCACCTTCCTGAATTTAAGCAGCAACCAAATCACGACACTGCCAGAAGCGATCACCCGTCTGCAACAACTCACCACCCTGGGTTTAAGCAACAATCAAATCACGACACTGCCAGAAGCGATCACCCGTCTGCAACAACTCACCACCCTGTATTTACACAGCAACAAAATCACGACACTGCCAGAAGCGATCACCCGTCTGCAACAACTCACCTTCCTGAATTTAAGCAGCAACCAAATCAAGACACTGCCAGAAGCGATCACCCGTCTGCAACAACTCACCACCCTGTATTTACACAGCAACAAAATCACGACACTGCCAGAAGCGATAGCCCGTCTGCAACAACTCACCTTCCTGAATTTAAGCAGCAACAAAATCACGACACTGCCAGAAGGGATCGCCCGTCTACAAAAACTTACCTCCCTGAATTTAAGCAGCAACCAAATCAAGACACTGCCAGAAGGGATCGCCCGTCTACAAAAACTCACCTCCCTGGATTTAAGCAACAACCAAATCACCGCACTGCCAGAAGAAATCATCCGTTTGCCACAACTTACCACCCTGGATTTAAAAGGCAACCCCATCGAAACGCCACCGCTAGAAATTGCTGCGAAAGGTGTTGAAGCGATTAGAGATTATTTCCGCCAACTGGAGGAAGGTACAGATAAGCTGTATGAAGCCAAGTTACTCATAGTTGGTGAAGGCGGCGCAGGTAAGACAACACTAGCCAATAAGATTAAAGACCAAAATTATCAACTTCAAAAAGACGACTCTACTAAGGGAATTGAGGTGATACAGTGGGATTTCCCAATGGAAAACGGGCGAGAATTTCGAGTCAACATTTGGGATTTTGGCGGGCAAGAAATTTATCATACCACCCACCAATTTTTTCTCACTAAACGTTCTCTCTATGTTTTAGTAGCAGACAATCGCAAAGAAGACACTGATTTTTACTACTGGCTAAATGTGGTGGAATTACTCAGTGATAGCAGCCCAGTGCTAATTATCAACAATGAGAAGGGTGATAGATCACGAGAGATTAATGAACTACAATTACGAGGGCAATTTAATAACCTCAAGGAAATTTTAGCAACCAACCTAGCTAAAAACGACCAATATTTAAAAAATGTCATTCAAAAAATCAAGTTTTATATTAGTTCCCTATCTCATCTAGGTACACCACTACCTCAAACTTGGGTGAAAGTTAGAGAAGCTTTAGAAAGTGATCCACGCAATTACATCAGCTTGGATGAATATCTCGACATCTGCCAGCACAATGGTTTTACCAGACATGAAGATAAATTGCAGTTAAGTGGTTATCTCCATGATTTAGGAGTTTGCTTGCACTTTCAAAATGACCGCATATTAGAAAAGACTCTGATCCTCAAACCCAAGTGGGGTACTGATGCAGTTTACAGAGTTTTAGACGATCCCCAGGTAATTAACAACTTGGGCAAATTCACCTGGGAAGACTTAAGAAAAATTTGGCAGGAGCAAGAATATGACCAAAAGCAAAATGAACTCTTGCAATTGATGATCAATTTCAAGCTATGTTACGAAATTCCTCAACATCCTCAAACCTACATCGCACCACAACTGTTAACAGCAAAACAACCGCAATATAAATGGGAGGAAACAAATAATCTTATCCTCCGCTACGCCAACTACGACTTCATGCCCAAAGGTATCATCACTCAGTTTATTGTTGCCATACACAACTTAATTGATGTGGTAAATCAGCAACAAATTGTCTGGAAAAGCGGTGTTATTCTCAGCAAAGACGAAACCAAAGCAGAGGTAATTGAATATTCCGACAAGCGAGAAATTAACATTCGAGTCGCAGGTAAACATAAAAGAGATGTGATGAGAACAGTTACAGATAAACTAGATGAAATTCATGAACTCTATAAGCGGCTGAAGTACGATAAATTGATTCCCTGCAATTGTGTCACCTGCAAAGATCATCAAGAACCTCACTTTTATAAATTTGAGAATCTGCGACAGCGTTTTGTCAATCAGAAATACCAGATTGAATGTGACAAACCACCTTATGAAACAGTCAACGTTTTGAGCTTAATTGACGACGTGATGGATAGGAGAGAATTAGAAAAACACAAAGGTAGAGATTCTAGTTCTAATTCTTCTTTCAGCTTTCCAGGAAGTAACGTAAATATTACTATAAACCAAAAACCAGATCAAGTTATGCCAGAGAAACCAAAAAAAGAAGAAGCTCAAGTTACACTACCTTGGGCTTTTAGAAATGGAATGTTTTATTTATTTGTATTTGTAGTTGTATTCACCTTTATTGCAGCTTTAGGTGGTTTACTACCATTTCATTATTTAGCTTTAAGTATTATTGGTACAGCTATATTTATTATCTTAATTGGCGTTCTGCAACTGCGACAAGACGAGCGCCTTTCTGAGAAAGGGTTTGTAGATTTAACAGTAAGAGTAATCAAACAGTTTCCTTTAATTGGAAATCTGATTGAGTCATTTAAAGGGAATAAATAA